The following is a genomic window from Blastocatellia bacterium.
ATCATGGACTTGCCGGCAGGCGAGCGCGTGATGATTCTGGCTCCAATTGTGCGGGGCCGCAAAGGCGAGTTCAAAAAAGAACTGGAAAAACTGGCCCGCGCCGGGTTCGTGCGCGCGCGCATTGACGGCCAGTTGCGCCCGTTGGATGAAGACATCAAGTTGGAAAAGCGCAAGAATCACACGATTGAAGTGGTCGTTGACCGGTTGCTCATGAAGCCTGGCGTGCGCCCCCGCATTGAAGCCGCTGTGAAAACAGCCGCGCAGTTGGCCAATGGGCTCGTTTTGGTCTCGATTGTGGACGGAGAGGAGCATCTCTTCTCGGAAAAGATGGCGTGCATTGACTGCGGAATTTCCATGCCGGCGCTGGAGCCACGCTCATTTTCGTTCAACAGCGCATACGGAGCCTGCCCGGAATGTCGCGGCATGGGCGTGCGTCAGCAAGTTGATCCAGCGCGACTCGTGGCCGACCCAGCGCAATCACTCAAGCAGGTGACGTTGCTCCCGTTTGATCGCACGGTGAACAACTACTTGAAAAATGTTCTGGTGGCCTTGGCCAAACATTGCGATGTCGCCCTGGACACACCGTATGAGCAAGCGCCGGCCAGGTTGAAACGTGCATTCCTCTATGGGTTGAAGGAAAAGATTGCAGCCGAGCACAACGGTTATTACTATCAATTTCGTTGGCCTGGCGCGATCAAGTGTATCGAGAAGCAACTGGAGCGCACCGATAATGAGTCGTTGCACGCTGCCTACGAAGGGTTGATTTCACATGTGCCGTGCTCGCTTTGTGACGGTCGGCGATTGCAGAAGACAAGTTTGGCCGTGCGCGTGGGCAACCGCACGATTGCTGATTATGTGGCCATGCCCATCAGCGTGGCTCGCTCAGCATTCGAGGACGTTCGCCAACACCTGACGCCGCGTGAGGAACAGATCGCCGGGTTGATCCTCCGAGAAATTTGTGACCGATTGAGTTTTCTGGAAACGGTTGGTCTTGGTTACCTCACGCTGGATCGTCCGGCTCAAACGTTGGCTGGCGGCGAAGCGCAACGGATTCGGCTGGCTACGCAAATCGGCTCGCAACTGCGCGGCGTGCTGTACGTCCTGGATGAGCCATCCATCGGGTTGCATCCACGCGATAATGCCCGATTGCTGGCCACGCTGGAGCGATTGCGCGACATGGGCAACACGGTCATCGTGGTTGAACACGATGAAGAGACGATACGTCGCGCTGATTACGTGATTGATTTAGGGCCTGGCGCTGGCGCGCATGGCGGCTATGTTGTGGCTGCCGGGCCGCCCGATCTGATCGCTCATGAGCCAGCCTCGCTGACCGGTCAGTATTTGGCAGGCATTCGTCAGATTCCCGTGCCGGCGCAGCGCCGCGCCTCCAACGGCAAAGCGATCACGATATACGGCGCTGCCGCGCACAATCTGAAACGAATTGATGTCTCATTCCCACTTGGCGTGCTGCTGGTGGTGACCGGCGTGTCCGGGTCCGGCAAGTCCACATTGGTTGACGAAATCCTCTATCGGGCGCTTGCGCGGCAGTTACATCGAAGTCCGGTGAGGCCTGGGCAGCATGATCGCATTGAGGGACTGGAATACATTGACAAAGTCATCGAGATTGACCAATCCCCGATAGGACGGACGCCACGCTCCAATCCGGCTACCTACACCGGCGTGTTTACGCCGATTCGCGAGCTATTCGCCGCCTTGCCCGAATCGCGCGAGCGCGGCTATGGGCCGGGACGATTCAGTTTCAACGTTAAAGGTGGTCGCTGTGAAGCCTGTCAAGGCGACGGCGTGAAGCGCATCGAGATGAACTTTCTGCCCGATGTCTACGTCACATGCGAGACCTGCCGCGGCACACGCTACAACCGCGAGACGCTCATGGTTCATTACAAAGGCCACTCGATTAGCGATGTCTTAAACCTGACTGTGGCAGAGGCGCTGGACTTGCTGGGCAACATCCCACAGATTCGAAACAAGATTCAAACGCTGCTCGATGTCGGACTCGGTTACATCACGCTCGGTCAACCAGCCACAACCCTGTCCGGCGGCGAAGCGCAACGCATCAAGCTGGCTCGCGAGCTGAGCAAACGCGCGACCGGCCGGACGCTCTACATTTTAGACGAGCCGACGACCGGCTTGCACTTTGATGACGTGCGCAAACTGCTGGAGGTGT
Proteins encoded in this region:
- the uvrA gene encoding excinuclease ABC subunit UvrA, which encodes MIEQIFIQGARQHNLKNLDIRIPRDSLTVITGLSGSGKSSLAFDTIYAEGQRRYVESLSTYARQFLDQFEKPDVDFIEGLSPALSIEQKTIGRSPRSTVGTVTEVYDYLRLLFSSIGKPHCPNCGQPIARQSSDQVVNMIMDLPAGERVMILAPIVRGRKGEFKKELEKLARAGFVRARIDGQLRPLDEDIKLEKRKNHTIEVVVDRLLMKPGVRPRIEAAVKTAAQLANGLVLVSIVDGEEHLFSEKMACIDCGISMPALEPRSFSFNSAYGACPECRGMGVRQQVDPARLVADPAQSLKQVTLLPFDRTVNNYLKNVLVALAKHCDVALDTPYEQAPARLKRAFLYGLKEKIAAEHNGYYYQFRWPGAIKCIEKQLERTDNESLHAAYEGLISHVPCSLCDGRRLQKTSLAVRVGNRTIADYVAMPISVARSAFEDVRQHLTPREEQIAGLILREICDRLSFLETVGLGYLTLDRPAQTLAGGEAQRIRLATQIGSQLRGVLYVLDEPSIGLHPRDNARLLATLERLRDMGNTVIVVEHDEETIRRADYVIDLGPGAGAHGGYVVAAGPPDLIAHEPASLTGQYLAGIRQIPVPAQRRASNGKAITIYGAAAHNLKRIDVSFPLGVLLVVTGVSGSGKSTLVDEILYRALARQLHRSPVRPGQHDRIEGLEYIDKVIEIDQSPIGRTPRSNPATYTGVFTPIRELFAALPESRERGYGPGRFSFNVKGGRCEACQGDGVKRIEMNFLPDVYVTCETCRGTRYNRETLMVHYKGHSISDVLNLTVAEALDLLGNIPQIRNKIQTLLDVGLGYITLGQPATTLSGGEAQRIKLARELSKRATGRTLYILDEPTTGLHFDDVRKLLEVLHRLVDQGNTVIVIEHNLEVIKSADWIIDLGPEGGDGGGYVVAQGTPEEVARIAASFTGQALRAVFEVRERKLA